A region of the Cannabis sativa cultivar Pink pepper isolate KNU-18-1 chromosome 3, ASM2916894v1, whole genome shotgun sequence genome:
tatttacatccgaatccaatctaattataaTAGGATATCCAATTCTATTAGATCAATTGAGCTTGAATCAATAGATTGTAATTAGATTAAATGATTTTCTATGCATAATATAGTAACAcacattaaaaatttaatagataatattgtactacaacttatttctttatatatatgataaatatatTCATATCATCAATACTACCAATACAAgggaaaatttttttaaaaaaaaatattagaaaaaatcatttttttcttttcaagaaATGGGATCTTGTTTCTTTGATATTTGTTATGGCATTGTTTTGGAGCCTATGACTTGTCAGCAGTGTCAAGAGAAGCTTAGTGAGTTACTTTCTCAACTAACATTCTGTTATTTGTGAAGATTTTATACTAatttagtaaaataatataCCATTAGAAATACTCTAAGAGTGGTCGACAAACGAAAGAAAAGCTAAGACATCAagaaaacaataacaacaaaCAGAAAAATCAAGGAAACAATAACAACAAACAGAAAAATTAAAGGAACTTAATCAGGAAACTATCCCAAGAAGTAAATATAGATGTATTAATGTTATTTAGAAGTGAATATATTGGATCAACAATGGTAACTCGAACTGGCGGAAAGGGAGTATAGCTTTGTTGAGGGTGAACTTACTGCTCCTGGCTCTACCTCATAGAGAGGcatatttatacaatatttgACTCTAATTTTCTTCGACTGTCACTTGTCACATACATTCTTTATTTAGAAGTGAATATACCATATTTAGGTACCTACCTAACCTATATTTGTAGCTAATGGAAGAATTTAGAAGCAAACCAAGTAGAACTATATGTAAGTAAAGTGGTCAAGTAAACACTGTCTttacattttataaatatcctAACTCTAATGAACTAATAAACACAAACTCATTAACCATTCTAAAAAAACAAAGAGTAGACTTTTTCAAGGGATCACCAATAACTGGGAGTCTCAGACTCTCAGTCAAGACCATTCAAAGTAGGCCAATCTGCTAGCTACTCAAGGAGCTCAGTCAAAGAGTTAGGCTCATGTTATAACAGTCCAAAAAAGTATTACCAACCAGCAAGTAGAGCAGCTCATGGAAGAATTAGCAGCCAACATAACAAATCAAGTAGAGCAGCATGTGCCATGTAGTTCAAGCTTCCAAAACTATAAAAACTGGTCAAGAAGGTCAACACTATCTTTACATTTAAAAAACATTCCAACTGCTAATACATTAtttaaaacaacagtggaataactaaaaaataatcgtAGAACAActgtaaaaacttaacacaatacacagtatttttgaaaaaaaaattcgcctcacaatagtaaaaaaattgaaaatttcagtaTATAGTGGAAAAACACCTTATTAATTATGACATTGTTTTGGAGCAGCAGCAACTACAACAACAAGAACCCAAGTCGGACAGGTACTTTGTCTGAGTTCTTGAAGACGATGAattcaaattcttcttcatttttctcaaacttaccataattacttttaattagtTTAAGTCACATTTTACTGATTTTGTGGCATAGGGTGAATacagtattttttgtaaaagaaataaaatgatatttcagccaaaaaaaaaaaagaagatatgATAGATTAGATGCCCAGTGGCATGAAGTATAAAAGATGCAACAAATAAGTGAGGAAgcttctttaaatttttaaataaaattatctaaaataataaaaaaaaatacaatatatatactgtGACACCCCATCATATATAATGTGTGCCACTTCTTTAACTAACAAGAAGTGTGTCCACTTCTAAGTGTCCACcatagaaatactaaataaaactaaacaaattaaaataaacccaCCAAAAGTGCATGTAAACTCACTTTTTAAAACATATATACTAAATTATTACTCATTTAACCTTAAAACGCTCTCAACATAAGTAGTGAATTCAATCACAGGATATCTTTTACTTATAATTTGAATCGTCTTACTCTTGGAGTCATACCAACAGATATAACCAGTCAAAAATAAAGTAACTATCAAAATCTCATCACTTAAAAATCTTATTCGACAAAATTTACCAAGCTTAGTTAGAATAAGATCATTTAAACTAAACGACAAATATTCGTACCAAGAATCAGAATCACCATAATTCTTCATAACCCATACGTGAACTATTGTGACTTCATCCACATATATCATAGAAAGACACCCAAAAATTTTAGCTATGTCTCCACCATTATTACCTTTCTCAACTTGAGGTAACTTTACAAGATTAAATTTCTCCTTACTTATATCAAAAGCAATTATTCCTGTAAAAATTTCCggatcatcttcatcatcacttgTATTGCCATTTCTATAGAAAATATACCAATGAATGAAGTTATTAACATTAATGGACGTGCTAATAGATGGTGTAACCCTAACAGATTTAAATTCTGGAAATAAGTTAGACATTGTAATTGCTTTCCATGAATTGCTTCTCATATTATAAATCGCAATTTTATGACCCTTTTTAAGTTGAGAGGTAAAAACCACCACTTTTAAATCATTGGTTAAGGGGTCATAGCCAAGCCCACGTAAACGATAATATTCATCTTCAATCAGATTTAAAGGAGGAAGTTTTTTAGACTCATTAGTAGTTGGGTTCCATATATAATACAAGGGACTCAATTTATTATCCCTACTATCAGAAATTCCTATTATGCCCTTATCACTGCCTATAAATGATAAAGAACACGATTCATCATCATCCGATGATGAATCCATCGCAGAATAGGGCAGTTGATTTAAGGAAATCTCAGAAAATAATCCATTACCCAAACTACAAATTGATAAGTCGTGACTGTTGGATGCTTCTCTATAGTTGATAAAAATAACACGAGGTAGTTGTTGACTGTTGAGGTGGAGTTTCATGAAATATTGAGTCCTTAGTAGAGAGAACCAAGATTTACATACACACTCACACTTTTTCACAGATTTAACATCGAGTCTAGAAAGAATGTTCTCTAGTAAATCAAAAGAGATATTATTGCAAACCacactttcttcttcttcttcttcttcacgatTAGCCATTATTGGAGACTCAGACTCTGAAATTGACACAAAAGAGAATGTTGTTTCTAAAGAAGACATTGAGAATTCGAGATAGTAAGCAGAGAATATGAGAAGTAAGATTCTCAACTGCTACATATTTATAGTGTGAGGTTTTCTATTTCAaatcaacatatatttttttattattatctttttttaaaaatttaatttaaagttaTGTTTTctcatttaattaaaaatatctatattttttttcaagaaaagtcAAAAATATATCTATTGTTTAAATTTAGTCGTTCaagttcttatttatttttataatgtaaagctaacaatttattaattataataaaaattaattaaatttatgaaATAAGAGTAATTATTATCTATTTAGTATTAATGTGATCAAGATATATAACagatttgttttttctttttatacgagatttttatttaaaaaaaaaaaagaaaagaaaagaaaaacaggACAAAGTAAACACCATTATTTTCTTTTCCATTATAAATCCCAATTTAATTaccatttttaaaattattagtgTCAACAACACCATTCTCATCCAGAGATGAGACTTTTCCGACTTTTAAATCTATATAGAACGATTTCGTCCCAACTGAAGAAAAAGGGGCAGTTCTTTGGACTTCGGATTCCATAGATATCCCATTTAACATATCTTTTTCTactattatctttttttttttaattaagttatgtttttaattaaaaatatctattttttttttaggaaagtCAAAAATATCTATTGTTTAAATTTAGTATTTGAAGGAAGGAAtgtgatttcaaaaaaaaaaatagttagtcgtttaatttcttattttttttataaagtaaagctattaatatattaattataataaattaattaaatttatgaaATAAGAGTAATTATTATCTATTTAGTATTAATGTGATGAAGATAAGAGATTTTTTTATACGAGATTTTCActgaaaaaggaaaagaaaagaaaaacagaaCAAAGTAAATAGACCGTCTAAATCTCTAATGGTTACATTAATTTGATATAGAATCAATACACACTAATTTAATAATATCTTTTACTTTTTGTGCAACAACTCTCATAATTTACATCAAATATTtcactaaataaatatattttacttaaaagttttatatttatattatttacattaataattcaaaataattaatttatgatatgaTTATATAATGACTTCtagtaaaaatttaaattttaaaataatttagtaaaataaaatatctattaaatcaataaaacattatacattttttaaaaaaataatttaaataaaatcgcacgtttataaaattattattttacctaatgcttatttttatttatattgttcttTTTCGTTTCATAACTTAgtgttatgttatttttattttatttaatattagtatttttgttATCGTAATTTTGTATTTTCCACTATGTTAGTGTTTCAAATTAATTATCACTTTTGTGATAAATCttcatttgaaaaataaaatgtaagattaatttttaaaataaattaaaataagagttagaatgtaaaaaaaaaaaaataacactaaatTGGTATAGACTCAAAATTCAACACTATTAATAGTATAGAATTTAGTATACACTAATTTAGTACATAATTTAGTGTGCCATTAGTATAAGGTGTGAAGATTTCATACTAatttagtaaaataatatacaattgGAGATACTCTAAGAGTGGTCGACAAACGAAACAAAAGCTAAGACAtcaagaaaacaacaacaaacagAAAAATTAAAAGAACTTAATCAGAGAACTACCATAAGAAGTGAATATAGATGCATTAATGTTATTTAGAAGTGAATATATCATACaatattggttttttttttaaaagcatATATTATACAATATTTGACTCTTATTTTCTTCCACTATCCCTTGTCACATACATTCTTCATTTAGAAGTGAATATACCATACAAGTCGCTATTCAGGTACCTACCTAACCTAAATTTGTAGCTAATGGAAGAATTTAGAAGCAAACCAAGTAGAACTATATGTAAGTAAAGTGGTCAAGTAAACACTGTCTTTACATTTTATAAACATCCTAACTCTAATGCATCTAATATTACAACACAACACATATATGAACTAATAAACACAAACTCATTAACCATTCTAAAAAACAAAGAGTAGACTTTTTCAAGGGATCACCTAACAGGGAGTCTCAGTCAAAGTAGCCCAATCTTCTACCTACTCAAGGAGCTCAATCAAAGAGTTAGGCTCATGTTATGGGGCACCCAAAGGATCATAAATAACAGTCCAAAAAAGTATTACCAACCAGCAAGTTCCATCAATAAACCAGTAAATAGCAATAGATTTGTAGCAGCTCATTGAAGAATTATTAGCCAACATCACAAATCAACACTATCTTTACATTTAAAAAACATTCCAACTGCTAATATGCATGATCCATGAACCATAAATCCATATTTTCTGACCGTACAAACTCTCAACCCTTTAACTTAAATGTACTCTCAGCATATGTTGTAAAGGCCGACACACCAATTATTTCACCCATACTTTCAAGCCTCTTACTCTTGGTATCATACCAATACCAATTATCACTATCAGTGCAAGAAATAACAAGAATCCCACTGCTCAAAAAACCTACTGGAAAATACTCACCAACTCTACTTGGAAGAAGATTGAGTAGATTGATAGACAAATATTTGAACCAAGAATCCAAGTCACCATATTTCTTCATAACCCAAATTTCAACTACTTGGACTTCATTCATAGTAACAAAAGAAAGACACCCAGAAAATTTAGCTAGCTTCCTAGCATGGGATACTTTTACAATTTGAGGTACCTTTAAAAGCTTAAATTTctccatttttatatcaaaaGAAACTATCCCTAAAAATGATTGGTCATAATCAGTGGTATTGCCAAAGCAAATCATCCAATGAATACACTCATTAACAACAATGGAGCAGCCCACATGAGTATTGATAGTTATATCAGAAGTAGAGTAAGATTCAACTTCTGAAAATATGTTAGGCATTGTTATTATTTTCCATAAATTACTTCTCAAACTATAAACCCCAATTTGATTAcccattttaaaattattagggCCAACAACACCATTCTCATCAAGAGATGAGACTTTTACGACTTTGAAATCAGTGGAAAAGGGATCATAGCCCAACCCAAGTATAGAACGATTTCGTCCCAACTGAGGAGAAAAGGGCAGTTTTTTGGACTCGTTAATGGTGGGATTCCATAAATATCCCATTTGACAGGTTAAGTCCAAAAGGCATAATACACCATTAACGCTGCCCATAATTAATAACAACGGTGGTTTATTCATCTCAAAAAAAGGAAACTTGTGTAGAGAAATCTCAACAAAATTTTCCCAATTACAAATAGATAAAGTTGGATCGAACCTTCTATTCCTTTTGTGGAGGAAAACAACACGAGGCAGTTGACGGTGTAGGTGGAGATTGATGAAATATGGTGTTCGTAGCAGAGAGAGCCATGATTTGGAGACACACTCGCATCGTTTGAGTGATTTGGCATCGAGTCTTGAGAGAATGTCCTCAAGAAAATCACAAGGGATATTGTTGTAAAGCACTCCTTTTTCTGGATTAGCCATTAGAATCCTGAGAAGAAATCTAAAGAGAATTAGCAAAGAATACCAACACTCCATTATATAGTTACTCTATTATATAGTTGGAGGTGATTCTACACTGCACCCCTTAAAATGAAATGAATGTATTGATTTATCCTCTATTTGTTTCGGCATctagaaaaaaattttaatctgagaaaaaatttgattaaaaaattatttagtatACTAAAACATATAAAAATGTATCAGTGTATCCTTTTTAAggggtgcattatagaatttaattaagggattatttcacaaataaacaaaaacaataaaaaaattataaaaatataattttatagaattttaaaaatttttacaattttcttttattttattgaaagaaaatatggtatttttattttatagttatgttaatttgttattaatttttcgttatctttatgttatttttgttgttgttttgatgttattttcatattatttttatatagtttttttgttttttttttatttgaaaactgtaaaaatgtaaaaaaaattctttaaacgtgAAAATGTAATTACGTaattatttctaaaattaatgaTTTGTATATATGATAAATACATTGATATAAACAATACTACCAATACAggggaaaatttaaaaaaaaaaaaaaatagagaaaaatcattttttttctttccgaAAAATGGGTTCTTGTTTCTTTGGTATTTTGGAGCCTTTGGCTTGTGAGCaccagcagcagcaacaacaacaaaagtGGGATATGGGTACTTTGTCTCTGAGTTCTTGAAGACGATGGATTCAAATTCTTCCTCATTTTCTCAAACGTAccataattacttttaattcattttttaagTCTCATCTTACTGATTTTGTGGTATAGGTATAAAAGAAGTAAAATGATAATtcagcaaaaaataaaaaataaataaataaaataaaagggcATGAAGTGTGAAAGATGCAACAAATAAGTGAGGAGACTTCTTCAAatctttaaataaaattatataaaataataaaaaaaaaaatgtaatgtaCTGTACTGTAACACCCCATGGTATAATGTGTGCCACTTCTTAAACTAACAAGTACACTTCTAACCCTTATAGGATGTCCACTATAGAAATACCAAAagataactaaaataaaactaaccCAGCAAAAGTGCATGTAAATTCACTTTTTAAAACATATATACCAAATTATGACTCATTTAACCTGAAAACGCTCTCAGCATAAGTGGTGAATCTAAACACTGGATATCTTTCACCTAAAATTTCAATCATCTTACTTTTGGAGTTATACCAACAGAAATAACcagtcaaaaataaattaactaacATAATCTCATCACTCAAAAAACTTATTCGACAAAATTTACTAAACCTAGTTGGAATAAGTTCATTTAAACTAAAAGACAAATATTTGTACCAAGAATTAGAATCACCATAATTCTTCATAACCCATACGTGAAATACTGTATCTTCATCCACATATATCATAGAAAGACACCCAAAAATTTTAGCTATGTCCACACCATCATTACCTTTCTTAACTTGAGGTAATTTTATAAGATTAAATTTCTCTTTACTTATATCAAAAGCAACTATTCCTGTAGAAAACTCCAAATCTTTATCATCACTTGTATTACCATTTTTATAGCAAATAGACCAATGAATGAAGTTATTAACATTAATGGACATGCTCATAAATGGTGTAACAATAACAGATTCAAATTCTGGAAATAGGTTAGGCATTGTAATTGCTTTCCATGAATTGCTTCTCGAACTATAAATCCCAATTTTATGACCCTCTTTAAGTTGAGATGTGAAAACCACCACTTTGAAATCATTGGTTAAGGGGTCATAGCCAAGTCCACGTAAACGATAAGATTTATCTTCAATAAAATCTAAAGGAGGAAGTTTTTTAGACTCATTAGTAGTTGGGTTCCATAAATAATACAAGGGACAGAATATATTAACCCTGTGATCAGAAATTCCTATTATGCCCTTATCACTGCCTATAAATGATAAAGAACATAATTGATCATTCGATAATGAATTCATGGCAAAATAGGGAAGTTGATTTAAGGAAATCTCTGAAAATAATACATTATTCAAACTACAAATTGATAAATCATGGTTGTTGGATGTTTTTctatagttgagaaaaataacACGAGGTAGTTGTTGACGGTTGAGGTGGAGATTCATGAAATATTGAGTCCTTAGTAGAGAGAGCCAAGATTTACATACACACTCACACTTTTTCACAGATTTAGCATCGAGTCTAGAAAGAATGTTCTCTAGTAAATCAAAAGCGATATCATTGCAAACCacactttcttcttcttctttgtcagGATTAGCCATTATTGGagacttaaattttaaaatttctaaagaaGACATTGAGAATTGAGATATGAAGCCaagaataagaaaagtgaaATTTTCACAACTACATATTAATAGTGTGAGGTTTCCTACTTCAAATCAAcatatacttttttattattattatcttttttgtttaattttaatttaaagttaTGTTTTCTCttctaattaaaaatatctattttttattttcgataaaaagtcaaacaaaaaaaaatctattgtttaaatataatatttgaaGGAAGGAAtgtgatttcaaaaaaaaaaaaaatagtcgttcagttttttttttggataaaatTTAGTCGTTcaatttcttatttatttttataatgtaaagctcttaatttataaattataataaaaaataattaaatttatgaaATAAGAGTAATTATTATCTATTTAGTATTAATGTGGAAGATAAGCGATTTGTTTTTTTATACGAGATTttcaccaaaaataaaaaaataaaaaataaataaaagaagagAATAACAAGACAAAGTAAATCGACCTTCTAAAATATCTCCAATTGTTAGAGTAATTTGGTGTAGAATCTACACCAATTTGATATAAGATCTTCAATTTTTGGTGTAATAACTCTAATAATTTACACCAAATATCctactaaataaatatattttgcattttatattatttatattaataatccaaaaataactaatttatgatataatttagtaaaataaaatatctattaaattcatgtttttttttttaaaaaaaaaaaagaaaacttaaataaaatcatgcgtttattaaattattattttacttaatgcttatttttatttatgttgttctttttagttttataacttaatgttatgttttttttattttatttaaaaattgtaattttgtattttctaCTATGTTAGTGttctaaattaattattacttttatgataaattttaatttgaaaaataaaatataagattaatttttaaaacaagggctagaatgcaaaaaaaaaaaaggtatttacataaatatgggaaaaataaaactagtttAAATAAACATGGTAATGAAAcgtaataagaaaaaaaatatggtatttaaaataaaaacttaacatGTATGGAATATGCCACTTTGAAttgctataaaaaaatattaaaattttgttcatattctttaaaaaaaataaaactacctTGATCACCGAAAATGCGCCGGAGTTTGCTGTCGGTGCCGGGAAAGTCACTGGAGTTGTTGTCAACGCCGAAAAAGTCATCGGAATTGGCATTGTTaccgaaaaaatcaccaagaaattggtttcttctGGTAATTTTTCTAGCAACAATGCCGATTTCGACGATTTTTTCGGAGTTTGCTGTCAGTACGGGAAAAGTCGCCAGAGTAGCTGTCGTTGTTAGAAAAGTCATCGGAGTTGTTGCCGGTGCCGAAAAAATCGTCAGAAAAATGACCAAGAAatcagtttcttgatgaagaattttcttgatgaagaaactagtttcttggtaatttttccagcAATTATGCCAATTCCGATGACTTTTTTAAAGTTTGTTGTGATCGTTGCCCGAAAAGTCGCCAGAGTAGCTGCCGGTaccgaaaaagtcgtcagaatttgCATTATCGCcgaaaaactcaccaagaaaatagtttcttcatcaagattATTGAATGGGAAACtactaacaaaataaatatataatcaatatactttaatatatgattctaaaataagataaaaatagataattaattaatatactttaaatatttttatatgatcttaattataattacgaaaaaataaaagagaattacctcatatactattttttaaaactttttttaaaaaatttacggttagagtttctaaagtagttgcgataattaattaatatactttaaatatttttatatgatcttaattataattacgaaaaaaataaaggggaattacctcatatactatttttttaaacttttttttttaaaatttacggtttgagtttctaaagtagttGCAGCGCTAATTGCagtaggggtttctatacgattttttgttgcaatttaggttgcagcgctggttgcaataggggtttcaatgtagaattccgtaaaaatgcaaaaaaaaatctgttttgaagtgtaaaaataaaaagtcccaaaaataaaagtgaaaatactataaatatacAGAAATAGGCTAGAAAAtagtataatatattttaaaaaagtatAGTATAAAAAACCAAAGATTATGTAActtactaaaaattaataataatac
Encoded here:
- the LOC133035465 gene encoding F-box protein At4g22390-like; this translates as MSSLEILKFKSPIMANPDKEEEESVVCNDIAFDLLENILSRLDAKSVKKCECVCKSWLSLLRTQYFMNLHLNRQQLPRVIFLNYRKTSNNHDLSICSLNNVLFSEISLNQLPYFAMNSLSNDQLCSLSFIGSDKGIIGISDHRVNIFCPLYYLWNPTTNESKKLPPLDFIEDKSYRLRGLGYDPLTNDFKVVVFTSQLKEGHKIGIYSSRSNSWKAITMPNLFPEFESVIVTPFMSMSINVNNFIHWSICYKNGNTSDDKDLEFSTGIVAFDISKEKFNLIKLPQVKKGNDGVDIAKIFGCLSMIYVDEDTVFHVWVMKNYGDSNSWYKYLSFSLNELIPTRFSKFCRISFLSDEIMLVNLFLTGYFCWYNSKSKMIEILGERYPVFRFTTYAESVFRLNES
- the LOC115708939 gene encoding F-box/kelch-repeat protein At3g23880, whose product is MPNHSNDASVSPNHGSLCYEHHISSISTYTVNCLVLFSSTKGIEESESPIMANREEEEEEESVVCNNISFDLLENILSRLDVKSVKKCECVCKSWFSLLRTQYFMKLHLNSQQLPRVIFINYREASNSHDLSICSLGNGLFSEISLNQLPYSAMDSSSDDDESCSLSFIGSDKGIIGISDSRDNKLSPLYYIWNPTTNESKKLPPLNLIEDEYYRLRGLGYDPLTNDLKVVVFTSQLKKGHKIAIYNMRSNSWKAITMSNLFPEFKSVRVTPSISTSINVNNFIHWYIFYRNGNTSDDEDDPEIFTGIIAFDISKEKFNLVKLPQVEKGNNGGDIAKIFGCLSMIYVDEVTIVHVWVMKNYGDSDSWYEYLSFSLNDLILTKLGKFCRIRFLSDEILIVTLFLTGYICWYDSKSKTIQIISKRYPVIEFTTYVESVLRLNE